The Verrucomicrobiota bacterium genome contains a region encoding:
- a CDS encoding RtcB family protein, with translation MNTKDFLRLGVPLGEATRRATDFTASFILGGGDKSRLREEVEAIVRNPSAFVDDPLRGQFAKALLLAPPPSRLGVGVKYRQWGEGLEHDAVMQMEKACLLPVAVAGALMPDAHVGYGLPIGGVLATANAVIPYAVGVDIACRMKMTVLDMPVRDLERNQDRLTRALETETRFGIGANFKQRRTHDVLDADWSVSPITQQNKDRAWSQLGTSGSGNHFVEFGLFTAHGKIQNLEPGTYLALLSHSGSRGTGAAVCDHYSKIAFGRCRSALPSELLRLAWLPLDSEAGQEYWNAMELMGRYAAANHALIHKHIAANLGAQVLLDLENHHNFAWKEHHLIDGVEQEVIVHRKGATPAGAGVLGIIPGSMASPGFVVSGKGNPASLNSASHGAGRAMSRKAAKEKFNWKDVNRFLRERGVTLISAGLDEVPMAYKNIREVMAAQGDLVTVLGQFDPKLVKMAPSGERPED, from the coding sequence ATGAACACCAAAGATTTTCTCCGTCTCGGCGTGCCGCTGGGTGAAGCGACACGACGGGCGACGGATTTTACGGCCAGTTTCATCCTCGGCGGCGGCGACAAGTCGCGCTTGCGCGAGGAGGTGGAGGCCATTGTTCGCAATCCATCGGCGTTCGTGGACGATCCGTTGCGTGGGCAGTTTGCCAAGGCGTTGCTCCTGGCACCACCACCATCCCGACTCGGAGTCGGGGTGAAGTATCGGCAATGGGGCGAAGGTCTGGAACACGACGCCGTGATGCAGATGGAGAAGGCGTGTCTGTTGCCGGTGGCGGTGGCGGGTGCGCTCATGCCGGACGCGCACGTGGGCTACGGCCTGCCCATCGGCGGCGTGCTGGCCACGGCCAACGCCGTGATTCCCTACGCCGTCGGCGTGGACATCGCCTGCCGGATGAAGATGACGGTCCTGGACATGCCGGTACGCGATCTGGAGCGCAACCAAGACCGGCTGACGCGCGCCCTCGAGACGGAGACACGTTTCGGCATCGGCGCGAATTTCAAGCAACGCCGCACGCATGACGTGCTGGACGCGGATTGGTCAGTCAGCCCGATTACGCAACAAAACAAGGACCGCGCATGGTCGCAACTCGGCACCAGCGGCAGCGGAAATCATTTCGTCGAGTTTGGTTTGTTCACGGCACACGGAAAGATTCAAAACCTTGAACCGGGAACCTATCTGGCGTTGTTGTCGCACAGCGGCAGTCGCGGCACGGGTGCGGCGGTGTGCGATCATTACAGCAAGATCGCCTTCGGCCGGTGTCGGTCTGCGCTACCCAGCGAGTTGCTCCGGCTGGCGTGGCTGCCGCTCGATTCAGAGGCAGGTCAGGAATACTGGAACGCGATGGAACTGATGGGCCGATACGCCGCGGCGAACCACGCGCTGATTCACAAACACATCGCGGCAAATCTGGGTGCACAAGTGCTGCTCGATCTGGAGAACCATCACAACTTCGCGTGGAAGGAGCACCACCTCATTGACGGGGTCGAGCAGGAAGTCATCGTGCATCGCAAAGGCGCGACGCCGGCTGGCGCAGGTGTATTGGGGATAATTCCAGGTTCAATGGCGTCGCCCGGATTCGTCGTGAGCGGCAAAGGCAACCCGGCATCGCTGAACTCCGCGTCGCACGGGGCGGGTCGCGCGATGAGCCGCAAGGCGGCGAAGGAGAAATTCAACTGGAAGGACGTGAACCGTTTCCTCCGAGAGCGGGGAGTGACGCTGATCTCCGCAGGTCTCGACGAAGTCCCCATGGCTTACAAGAACATCCGCGAGGTCATGGCGGCACAAGGCGATTTGGTGACAGTGCTGGGCCAGTTTGATCCCAAGTTGGTGAAGATGGCGCCGAGTGGCGAGCGGCCGGAAGATTGA
- the lepB gene encoding signal peptidase I produces MDFNLKMAPEQPVTSPHATTPRTRRTPKTAGFPFKQTIVQLGFFAVLSTASYFLFSHFLMESVQVTGVSMVPTLHDGDQYMLNRWAYFFRPPQRGDVVVIKDPEDNGFAVKRIIATSGEAILFKDGNVYVNNEKLVEPYLFAGTTTSTFSHPNEQLILFGNNRYFVLGDNRWNSADSRFYGPVPRKNILGLLPLQ; encoded by the coding sequence ATGGATTTTAATCTTAAAATGGCACCAGAGCAGCCCGTGACGTCACCGCATGCGACCACGCCGCGGACACGTCGCACACCAAAAACGGCTGGATTTCCATTCAAGCAAACAATCGTCCAACTCGGCTTTTTTGCGGTATTATCCACGGCAAGTTATTTTCTGTTCAGTCACTTTTTGATGGAATCAGTGCAAGTGACCGGAGTCAGCATGGTGCCAACCCTCCACGACGGCGATCAGTACATGCTAAACCGGTGGGCATATTTCTTTCGCCCTCCGCAACGCGGCGACGTAGTCGTGATCAAGGATCCGGAAGACAATGGTTTTGCCGTCAAACGGATCATTGCCACCTCGGGCGAAGCCATCCTTTTCAAGGACGGCAACGTCTATGTGAATAACGAGAAGCTGGTGGAGCCTTATCTCTTTGCCGGAACGACAACTTCGACCTTCTCCCACCCGAACGAGCAGTTAATCCTATTTGGGAACAACCGTTATTTTGTTCTGGGGGATAATCGTTGGAACAGCGCCGACAGCCGGTTTTACGGGCCGGTGCCGCGCAAGAACATTTTAGGACTGCTCCCATTGCAGTAG